The Musa acuminata AAA Group cultivar baxijiao chromosome BXJ1-3, Cavendish_Baxijiao_AAA, whole genome shotgun sequence genome window below encodes:
- the LOC135637337 gene encoding uncharacterized protein LOC135637337, with protein MTNRRQIPTFGSWNYYDDLPITQYFESAMQAGLVRGQSFVEDADLYQVPSSPAKLSYHQRHQRKEKRGGDKQYQTGQQRKQGKVCDVTVTAPATPRRIRAPKAVDEDLYKIPPELLYQKPKRKRLLRGWSGCLGLHCVA; from the exons ATGACGAACAGGCGCCAGATTCCAACATTTGGGAGCTGGAATTACTATGACGACCTTCCCATCACGCAGTACTTCGAGTCAGCAATGCAGGCTGGGTTAGTCCGAGGTCAATCCTTCGTTGAGGATGCTGATCTCTACCAGGTGCCGTCTTCCCCAGCGAAACTGAGCTACCACCAACGCCACCAGAGAAAG GAGAAGAGAGGAGGGGACAAGCAGTATCAGACAGGGCAGCAAAGGAAGCAAGGGAAGGTGTGTGATGTCACAGTAACAGCACCGGCCACGCCAAGGAGGATCAGAGCTCCCAAGGCTGTGGACGAGGACTTGTACAAGATCCCTCCCGAGCTCCTCTACCAAAAACCCAAGAGG AAGAGGCTGCTGAGAGGGTGGTCAGGATGCCTGGGACTGCACTGCGTTGCGTGA